The following are encoded in a window of Dryobates pubescens isolate bDryPub1 chromosome 25, bDryPub1.pri, whole genome shotgun sequence genomic DNA:
- the ESS2 gene encoding splicing factor ESS-2 homolog produces the protein MEAAAMVPAASSSALVPAAAAGTALATLKEATPPAAKRPKKILDEEAYIESLEKIIQRDFFPDVEKLRAQKEYLEAEENGDLEKMRQIAIKFGSSLGRSSRDTPAPYVTPATFETPEVHPGGLPLGSKSKAGVKAAEEGEAVKEDKDALPSLDSFLAKHTSEDNASFEQIMEVAKEKEKVKHAWLYSAEEEYTQRRNETLALPSAEQQALESVKAGLETWQYTARNTLMYYPTGVAEEDEVFKKPREVVHRNTRFVRDPFSQALSKSQLQQAAALNAQYKQGKVGPDGKELIPQESPKVNGYGFVATPSPAPGVSESPFMTWGEIESTPLRLEGSETPYVDRTPGPAFKILEPGRRERLGLKMANEVAAKNRAKKQEALRKVTENLASLTPKGLSPAMSPALQRLVNRTASKYTDKALRASYTPSPAHSATPGYKTPANGPHTPTGTPHPRTVSQTPAAQDTTSITDNLLQLPKRRKASDSF, from the exons ATGGAGGCGGCGGCGATGGTTCCGGCGGCCTCCTCCAGCGCCTTGGTGCCGGCTGCTGCGGCGGGCACCGCCCTAGCGACACTGAAGGAGGCGACTCCGCCGGCCGCTAAGCGCCCTAAGAAGATCCTGGATGAGGAGGCCTACATCGAG agTTTAGAGAAGATCATTCAGCGAGATTTCTTTCCTGATGTGGAAAAGCTGCGAGCACAGAAGGAATATCTGGAGGCTGAAGAAAATGGTGATTTGGAGAAAATGAGACAAATTGCTATCAAGTTTGGCTCCTCCTTGGGCAGGTCATCAAGGGACACACCTGCACCCT ATGTTACTCCAGCCACGTTTGAAACCCCAGAAGTACATCCAGGTGGCCTTCCGCTGGGCAGTAAGTCCAAAGCTGGAGtcaaagctgcagaggaag GAGAAGCTGTAAAAGAAGATAAGGATGCACTTCCCAGCTTGGACAGCTTCTTAGCCAAACACACCAGTGAAGATAATGCTTCCTTTGAGCAGATCATGGAAGTggccaaggagaaggagaaggtcaAGCATGCCTGGCTGTacagtgcagaggaggagtACACCCAG CGGCGGAATGAGACCCtggcactgccttcagcagagcagcaggctctggagaGTGTGAAAGCTGGGCTGGAGACCTGGCAGTACACAGCGCGGAACACCCTCATGTACTACCCAACAG GTGTGGCTGAGGAGGATGAAGTGTTCAAgaagcccagggaggttgtgcacCGCAACACTCGCTTCGTGAGGGACCCCTtcagccaggctctgagcaagtcacagctccagcaggctgcagccctcaaCGCTCAG TACAAACAGGGCAAAGTTGGACCAGACGGGAAAGAGCTGATACCCCAAGAGTCCCCAAAGGTGAATGGATATGGATTTGTGGCtaccccctctcctgcccctg GTGTGAGTGAGTCTCCCTTCATGACGTGGGGTGAAATCGAGAGCACCCCTCTGCGGCTGGAGGGCTCGGAGACGCCCTACGTGGACAGGACACCAGGACCTGCCTTCAAG ATCCTGGAGCCTGGGCGCCGCGAGAGGCTGGGGCTCAAGATGGCCAATGAAGTGGCAGCTAAAAACAGAGCAAAGAAGCAGGAGGCTCTTCGGAAGGTGACAGAAAACTTGGCCAG CCTGACTCCCAAAGGACTGAGCCCAGCCATGTCCCCAGCTTTGCAGAGACTGGTGAACAGGACTGCAAGTAAATACACCGACAAGGCCCTGCGAGCCAGCTACactccttcccctgcccactCGGCAACTCCTGGCTACAAGACCCCAGCAAATGGGCCCCACACCCCCACGGGCACCCCACACCCCAGGACAGTCTCACAGACACCAGCAGCTCAGGACACCACATCAATCACAGACAATTTACTGCAGCTTCCCAAGAGAAGGAAGGCTTCAGATTCTTTCTGA
- the TSSK2 gene encoding testis-specific serine/threonine-protein kinase 2: MGDAAVLRKRGYVLSGTIGEGSYGKVKAAYCQRLRRTVAVKVINKKRIPCDFLQRFLPREIEALRRLSHPSIVKTYEIFEASSGKVFIVMELGERGDLLNYIRATGAMKEDVACVAFQQLASAIKYCHDLELAHRDLKCENILLSKDLSVKLADFGFSKPLSRGDDGKLILSQTFCGSAAYAAPEVLEGIPYDPRASDIWSLGVILYTMVYALMPFDDSNVRKMIFLQKQHRIPFPEPRGRTAEFEDLVSRLLQPNVSERLCIDEVLKHSWLQTPKPAIPSPLPAAEEGECSQNPREGKSEHQQQSKLHSAEGEGEKEVEGS, from the coding sequence ATGGGTGATGCGGCAGTGCTCCGCAAGAGAGGCTACGTCCTGAGCGGCACCATCGGGGAGGGCTCTTACGGCAAGGTGAAGGCTGCCTACTGCCAGCGGCTGCGGCGCACCGTGGCCGTCAAGGTCATCAACAAGAAGCGCATCCCCTGCGACTTCCTGCAGCGgttcctgcccagggagatcgAGGCCCTGCGGCgcctcagccacccctccaTCGTCAAGACCTACGAGATCTTCGAGGCCTCGTCTGGGAAGGTGTTCATCgtgatggagctgggggagaggggagacctcctcaaCTACATCCGGGCCACGGGCGCCATGAAGGAGGACGTCGCCTGCGTCGCCTTCCAGCAGCTGGCTTCTGCCATCAAGTATTGCCACGACCTGGAGCTCGCCCACAGGGACCTGAAATGTGAGAACATCCTTCTCAGCAAGGACCTCAGCGTCAAGCTGGCAGACTTTGGCTTCTCTAAACCCTTGTCTCGGGGCGACGACGGAAAACTCATCCTCAGCCAAACCTTCTGCGGCTCCGCCGCCTACGCGGCTCCCGAGGTGCTGGAGGGCATCCCTTACGACCCCAGGGCGTCCGACATCTGGAGCCTGGGCGTCATCCTGTACACCATGGTCTATGCCCTGATGCCCTTCGACGACTCCAACGTCAGGAAGATGATCTTCCTCCAGAAGCAGCACCGGATCCCCTTCCCCGAACCACGGGGCCGGACCGCGGAGTTCGAGGACCTCGTTTcccgcctgctgcagcccaacGTGTCTGAGAGGCTGTGCATAGATGAAGTTTTGAAACACTCGTGGCTGCAGACTCCAAAACCTGccatcccttcccctctcccagctgcagaggagggggAGTGTTCCCAAAACCCACGAGAAGGGAAGTCTGAgcaccagcagcaaagcaaattGCATTcagcagaaggagaaggagagaaggaagtggAAGGCTCCTAA